The Photobacterium sanguinicancri genome includes the window TATCATAAGAAAGAAAGGAAATTTAAAAGTTATCGGCGATACGCACTTGGTGAAAACCCACTTCAAACGCACGCTCACTCGCGGTATCAATATCTTGATAACACTGTTCGCTACCCGCACCATCCGTTAGTGGAACAAAGCCACCCCGGCGATGACGAAACTCAACGATCCAGCCCCCTTCTTGAATCGAAGGTTCAACAACCGCCTCAACTAAGTCGCTACGTGCATATAAGCCCTGCAGTTCCGTTAATGTCATAAGCCTGACTCCTGATAACTCAGTCATCTATTAAAAATGGTACATAATTGAGAAAACAGGCAACAAAAAAGCCACGATAATCGTGGCTTTCAATTTATAGGATATTTCCCTAAGGCTTTTCGTACAAACTTACAAGGTAAGTGTAACGATTAGATGTCTACTTCAACACCTAGGAACCAACCGTCATTCTTCACTTTTACAGAGTTGTAACCGTTAATGAATGCAAAGTCATGATCCATCACGCGGTAGCCCGCACGAAGGTTTAGATCAACAAGTAGAGGAATGGTCCATTTAACACCAATTTGTGCATCAACGGTTTTCGTATCGTCGTATGTACCGTATGTCAGATCACCAAACGCAGAAACTGGCGTCATTGGGATACCGATTTCACCTGCACCGTAAACTGCTGGCTGCCATTCACTGAATGATTGACCCGCAAACTTACCGGCGTTGAATTTAGACATCACCACACCAAGATCCAGTGCAACTGCGTCGTTGTCTAGAATTTCGTAGTATGCTGTGTAATCCATTTGGTTGAAAGACACAGTGCCATTATCAACTTCGCTGTAACGAATACGAGCATTCGGAACTAATGGGATGAAGTGCTCAAACGCAATATGGAACGAACCCATTGTTTTATCATCTGCATCTTTAGAAAAAGAACCAGCTTCAGTTTTACCGCTTGTTAACCATGCATCAGCACCTACTTTTACACCAAGAAGGGTAGCTGCTTGTGCTGGCATTGCCGCTGCAAATGCTACAGCAGCTGCCGCTGCTGTAAGAGTAAATTTGTTCATGCAGAGTCTCCGCTCTTATTTTGTATAAAATTCGGGCGAGACTATACCAGATGCTGTACAAAATGACCCCATTTGATTTGTTAAACAATGCCTTCTATACAAAAAATAACACTCTCTTGACGTAACTTATAACCTGAGTAAAAACTCAATTTTAACGTCGGTAATTCATGCGGCTACGGTGTAATTTATCAGCCTTATGCTCACGGTAAAACCATACACCTAAGGCTATAACAATAAGCCAAGGGAGTAGCTTAAACATCACACCTAACATCCCAATAACCGCCATAACAGCAAAGCCTGCTGCCACCGCTAAGAACATCCCCAACATGCTGATACCTGTAAATATCAGCACCATCGCAAATGTGAATAGAAATAAAATCTCGACCATACGTCCCCCTCAAATTCCAAATTATGCAGACATTCAATAACCGCTTTATATCGGCAACGTCTGCTTAATTACTGTATTCATCATTCATCACTACCATCTAAACTGCACAAACTGCGCCACTTCCACACACTAAAATAAAACCTATATAATCAATAGGATAAGCCGCAATCAAAAAAAAGAGCGAGGGCTTTTCGCCTATCGCTCTTTTAAATGTGGTCAATTTTACCAATAGATTAGTTAAATCAACTAAACATCCAATTCCGCTGGAATTTTTGCTACCGCTTGCTGTAACACTTCAATACCAGCACCCGCTTTATGTGCATTTTCGCTAATGTGACGACGCCACTGACGCGCACCCGGCAAGCCTTGGAATAAACCCAGCATATGGCGAGAGATATGGCCAAGGTACGAACCATTAGCAAGTTGACGTTCAATATATGGGTACATAGCTTCAACCAGTTCACGCTGCTTGATAATCGGCTTAGTACTACCAAATAAGCGTTGATCCACTTGCGCCATGATATAGGGATTTTGGTATGCCTCACGACCTACCATCACACCGTCAAGATGCTTTAAATGCTCATCCATCTCATCAAACGTCTTAATGCCGCCATTCAGCGCCATTTTAAGATGAGGGAAGTCTTGTTTTAATTGATAGACTCGCGGGTAATCCAACGGTGGAATTTCACGGTTTTCTTTCGGGCTTAACCCCTTTAGCCATGCTTTACGCGCATGAATAGTAAAGTCGTCACAACCACTTTTCTCAGAAACCGTCGAAATAAAGTGGGTCAAAAATTCATAAGAATCTTGCTCATCAATACCGATACGCGTTTTCACCGTAACAGGAATATCAACGACTTCACGCATTGCGGCAATACTCTGTGCCACTAAGTCAGCCTCACCCATCAAGCAAGCACCAAACATTCCGTTTTGCACTCGATCTGAAGGGCAACCTACATTCAGGTTTATTTCATCGTAACCACGCTCTTGCGCCAATTTAGCACAACGCGCCAAGTCAGCAGGGTTTGAGCCCCCTAGCTGCAGCGCAAGTGGGTGCTCTTCTTCGTTATACGCAAGAAAATCACCCTTACCGTGAATAATCGCACCCGTTGTGACCATTTCGGTATAAAGCAATGCATGGTCACTCATTAAACGGTGAAAATAACGGCAATGACGGTCAGTCCAATCGAGCATAGGCGCGACAGAGAAACGACACGAAGGAAACTCCTCCTTATGTGTAAGTTCTGTATGTAAATCGTCGCAACTCGCAACAGCACTGTTTGGCATTAGATAACCTCGTTAATCACCATTATTACGTTCTCCCACTCGATACAAACAAAGAGTGAAAAATGACCACGAATTCTACCTTATTCACCCCTGTTTCCCAATTGGATTTATTTGCACGGCCATAAAGCCCTCATAACAGCTATCAACGCATTAATTCCAGCTCAAAATAGAAACTAAAAGTAATATGATAGGCCAAATTCTAAATATC containing:
- the dusA gene encoding tRNA dihydrouridine(20/20a) synthase DusA, with amino-acid sequence MLDWTDRHCRYFHRLMSDHALLYTEMVTTGAIIHGKGDFLAYNEEEHPLALQLGGSNPADLARCAKLAQERGYDEINLNVGCPSDRVQNGMFGACLMGEADLVAQSIAAMREVVDIPVTVKTRIGIDEQDSYEFLTHFISTVSEKSGCDDFTIHARKAWLKGLSPKENREIPPLDYPRVYQLKQDFPHLKMALNGGIKTFDEMDEHLKHLDGVMVGREAYQNPYIMAQVDQRLFGSTKPIIKQRELVEAMYPYIERQLANGSYLGHISRHMLGLFQGLPGARQWRRHISENAHKAGAGIEVLQQAVAKIPAELDV
- a CDS encoding TIGR04219 family outer membrane beta-barrel protein; amino-acid sequence: MNKFTLTAAAAAVAFAAAMPAQAATLLGVKVGADAWLTSGKTEAGSFSKDADDKTMGSFHIAFEHFIPLVPNARIRYSEVDNGTVSFNQMDYTAYYEILDNDAVALDLGVVMSKFNAGKFAGQSFSEWQPAVYGAGEIGIPMTPVSAFGDLTYGTYDDTKTVDAQIGVKWTIPLLVDLNLRAGYRVMDHDFAFINGYNSVKVKNDGWFLGVEVDI
- the pspG gene encoding envelope stress response protein PspG, which encodes MVEILFLFTFAMVLIFTGISMLGMFLAVAAGFAVMAVIGMLGVMFKLLPWLIVIALGVWFYREHKADKLHRSRMNYRR